A section of the Telopea speciosissima isolate NSW1024214 ecotype Mountain lineage chromosome 3, Tspe_v1, whole genome shotgun sequence genome encodes:
- the LOC122656190 gene encoding PH, RCC1 and FYVE domains-containing protein 1-like isoform X2, translating to MADSQCGLAKRDVEQAITSLKKGTYLLKYGRRGKPKFCPFRLANDESLLIWYSGKEERQLKLNHVSRIIPGQRTAIFQRYPQPDKEYQSFSLIYSDRSLDLICKDKDEAEVWFVGLKALITRGSPNFDTQGYSPLGPCEINDIFHKDPGDTQRILVPSESFSQIGLGKAFSDVMTYTASVEGPSLAESVANNSLSSFSSCADNSNGRSSTVDNVRVSSSSAVSSSSQGSGREDFDSLGDVFLWGEGLGDGVLGGGTQRVGSSSATKMDALFPKALESSVVLGVHNIACGGRHAVLVTKQGEIFSWGEESGGRLGHGVEADVSQPRLINTLSGLNIELVACGDYHTCAVTLSGDLYMWGDGTYGSGLLGDESEASHWIPKKLSGQMEGIHVSFVSCGPWHTAAVTSSGQLFTFGDGTFGALGHGDRSSTCMPREVETLKGLRTMRVACGVWHTAAIVEVVDESSGSGNSSSGKLFTWGDGDKGRLGHGGDETRLVPGCVAPLVDESFFQVACGHDITVGLTASGQVYTMGSTVYGQLGNPDADGKLPTCIEGKISNCFVEEVACGSHHVAVLTSKLEVYTWGKGANGRLGHGDNDDRNTPTLIEALKDKQVKSVVCGSSFTAVICLHKWVSNDDNSICSGCHNQFGFRRKRHNCYNCGLVFCKACSTRKSLKASLAPNMNKPYRVCDDCFFKLKKVVETGSMSRLSKIQSGNILHSSSEVVEKETFDYRLHGQLTRLSSVDSCKQAEARQSKRNRKSEPSNSRFSSLMNGSSQWGSSFVSKSSTSLFGSPKKMFFASVPGSRVASRATSPILGKPSPPRSATPTPTLTDMKSPEVTVDDPKHTNDSIGQDIIKLRAQVEELTGKSQLLEAELERTSRKLMDASAIAGDENAKCKAAKEVIKSLVAQLKDMAERVSEGSTARIRSGSTAMQTASIPSPIINESRLSSLNSPELESNGLSVDPLSCNGTKTQTDPAEWVVQDEPGVYITVSSLPGGGRELKRARFSRKRFSEKQAEKWWTENKAKVYQRHNIRSKGKSRAGPPSVSPEEKHGNKVG from the exons GATGAGTCTCTATTGATATGGTACTCTGGCAAAGAGGAGAGGCAGCTTAAACTGAACCATGTATCAAGGATTATACCTGGGCAGCGTACT GCAATATTTCAGCGGTATCCACAGCCTGATAAGGAATACCAATCATTTTCTCTAATATATAGTGATAGATCCTTGGATTTG ATATGTAAAGATAAGGATGAAGCTGAAGTCTGGTTTGTTGGTCTAAAGGCATTGATTACACGTGG TAGTCCAAACTTTGATACTCAAGGATACTCCCCATTGGGACCATGTGAAATTAACGATATCTTCCATAAG GATCCTGGGGACACCCAACGAATTCTGGTTCCAAGTGAAAGCTTTTCACAAATTGGTTTAGGAAAGGCATTCTCTGATGTGATGACATATACTGCTTCTGTCGAGGGTCCCAGCCTTGCAGAGTCAGTTGCCAATAATTCTTTGAGCTCATTTTCATCCTGTGCTGATAATTCTAATGGTCGGAGTTCTACTGTAGATAATGTGAGAGTTAGTTCATCTAGTGCAGTTAGCTCATCAAGCCAGGGATCTGGACGTGAAGACTTTGATTCTTTAGGTGATGTTTTCCTCTGGGGAGAAGGGCTTGGGGATGGGGTCCTTGGTGGTGGTACTCAAAGGGTTGGAAGTTCGTCTGCCACCAAGATGGATGCACTTTTTCCCAAGGCACTAGAGTCATCGGTGGTACTTGGTGTCCACAATATTGCTTGTGGTGGTAGGCATGCTGTTTTAGTCACTAAACAAGGGGAAATCTTTAGTTGGGGAGAGGAATCAGGAGGCAGGCTCGGGCATGGGGTAGAAGCTGATGTTTCCCAGCCAAGGCTCATTAATACACTAAGTGGCCTGAACATTGAACTAGTTGCATGTGGAGATTATCACACTTGTGCTGTTACATTGTCTGGAGATCTTTATATGTGGGGTGATGGTACTTACGGTTCTGGTCTTCTTGGGGATGAGAGCGAGGCAAGTCACTGGATCCCTAAAAAATTAAGTGGTCAAATGGAAGGTATACATGTTTCATTTGTCTCTTGTGGACCTTGGCACACTGCAGCTGTAACATCTTCAGGTCAACTTTTTACATTTGGGGATGGGACTTTTGGAGCCTTGGGCCATGGAGATCGGAGTAGTACTTGCATGCCAAGAGAAGTTGAGACTCTAAAAGGACTACGGACAATGAGAGTAGCTTGTGGTGTTTGGCACACTGCTGCCATTGTGGAAGTTGTGGATGAGTCATCTGGTTCTGGTAACTCTTCATCTGGAAAGCTCTTTACCTGGGGAGATGGAGATAAAGGCCGACTTGGGCATGGTGGTGATGAAACTAGGCTAGTTCCAGGATGTGTTGCTCCTTTGGTTGATGAAAGCTTTTTTCAAGTAGCCTGTGGACATGACATTACAGTTGGTCTCACAGCCTCAGGACAAGTTTATACAATGGGAAGTACTGTTTATGGACAGTTGGGGAATCCTGATGCTGATGGAAAGCTTCCCACTTGCATTGAGGGAAAGATCAGCAACTGTTTTGTAGAGGAGGTAGCTTGTGGTTCTCATCATGTTGCTGTTTTGACTTCCAAACTGGAGGTTTACACTTGGGGAAAGGGGGCAAATGGCCGACTAGGCCATGGAGATAATGATGACAGAAATACACCTACGCTCATTGAAGCTCTGAAAGACAAACAAGTGAAGAGTGTAGTATGTGGTTCAAGTTTCACTGCCGTCATCTGTCTTCATAAATGGGTGTCTAATGATGATAACTCAATATGTTCTGGTTGCCATAATCAATTTGGCTTCAGAAGGAAACGTCATAATTGTTATAACTGTGGGCTTGTCTTTTGCAAAGCATGCAGCACTAGGAAGTCTTTAAAAGCTTCATTGGCTCCAAATATGAACAAGCCCTACCGTGTATGTGATGATTGTTTTTTTAAACTCAAGAAAGTTGTGGAAACTGGATCTATGTCTCGGTTGTCTAAAATTCAAAGTGGAAATATACTGCATAGTTCCAGTGAGGTGGTAGAAAAAGAGACTTTTGATTATAGATTACATGGTCAACTAACCAGGCTCTCCTCAGTTGACTCTTGCAAACAGGCTGAAGCCAGACAATCCAAGCGCAACAGGAAATCAGAACCAAGCAATAGCCGTTTCTCATCCCTCATGAATGGAAGTTCTCAATGGGGGAGCTCTTTTGTGTCAAAATCGTCAACCTCCTTGTTTGGATCACCAAAGAAAATGTTTTTTGCTTCTGTTCCTGGTTCAAGAGTGGCTTCCCGGGCAACATCTCCCATATTAGGGAAGCCAAGTCCACCTCGTTCTGCAACACCTACGCCAACTCTTACTGATATGAAATCACCTGAAGTCACTGTTGATGATCCAAAGCATACAAATGACAGCATCGGCCAAGACATTATTAAGTTGAGAGCACAG GTAGAGGAACTTACCGGCAAATCGCAACTTTTGGAAGCTGAGTTAGAGAGAACATCGAGGAAATTAATGGATGCCAGTGCAATAGCAGGAGATGAAAATGCTAAATGCAAGGCCGCAAAGGAAGTAATCAAATCTCTAGTAGCACAG TTGAAGGACATGGCTGAAAGGGTATCTGAGGGATCTACTGCCAGAATTAGATCAGGTTCCACCGCCATGCAGACTGCCAGTATTCCAAGTCCTATTATTAATGAGAGCCGTTTAAGCAGCCTCAATTCTCCGGAACTTGAGTCTAATGGTCTTTCAGTAGATCCACTCTCATGCAATGGAACCAAGACCCAAACTGATCCAGCAGAATGGGTGGTACAAGATGAACCAGGCGTGTACATAACTGTTTCCTCCTTGCCAGGAGGTGGTAGAGAACTCAAGCGGGCACGCTTCAG TCGAAAACGTTTCAGTGAGAAACAAGCAGAGAAGTGGTGGACTGAAAACAAGGCAAAGGTATACCAGCGACATAACATCCGGAGTAAGGGGAAATCAAGAGCAGGCCCACCATCAGTGTCTCCAGAAGAAAAACATGGCAACAAGGTTGGCTGA
- the LOC122656190 gene encoding PH, RCC1 and FYVE domains-containing protein 1-like isoform X1 has protein sequence MADSQCGLAKRDVEQAITSLKKGTYLLKYGRRGKPKFCPFRLANDESLLIWYSGKEERQLKLNHVSRIIPGQRTAIFQRYPQPDKEYQSFSLIYSDRSLDLICKDKDEAEVWFVGLKALITRGCYHKWNTEPSNRILVDSPNFDTQGYSPLGPCEINDIFHKDPGDTQRILVPSESFSQIGLGKAFSDVMTYTASVEGPSLAESVANNSLSSFSSCADNSNGRSSTVDNVRVSSSSAVSSSSQGSGREDFDSLGDVFLWGEGLGDGVLGGGTQRVGSSSATKMDALFPKALESSVVLGVHNIACGGRHAVLVTKQGEIFSWGEESGGRLGHGVEADVSQPRLINTLSGLNIELVACGDYHTCAVTLSGDLYMWGDGTYGSGLLGDESEASHWIPKKLSGQMEGIHVSFVSCGPWHTAAVTSSGQLFTFGDGTFGALGHGDRSSTCMPREVETLKGLRTMRVACGVWHTAAIVEVVDESSGSGNSSSGKLFTWGDGDKGRLGHGGDETRLVPGCVAPLVDESFFQVACGHDITVGLTASGQVYTMGSTVYGQLGNPDADGKLPTCIEGKISNCFVEEVACGSHHVAVLTSKLEVYTWGKGANGRLGHGDNDDRNTPTLIEALKDKQVKSVVCGSSFTAVICLHKWVSNDDNSICSGCHNQFGFRRKRHNCYNCGLVFCKACSTRKSLKASLAPNMNKPYRVCDDCFFKLKKVVETGSMSRLSKIQSGNILHSSSEVVEKETFDYRLHGQLTRLSSVDSCKQAEARQSKRNRKSEPSNSRFSSLMNGSSQWGSSFVSKSSTSLFGSPKKMFFASVPGSRVASRATSPILGKPSPPRSATPTPTLTDMKSPEVTVDDPKHTNDSIGQDIIKLRAQVEELTGKSQLLEAELERTSRKLMDASAIAGDENAKCKAAKEVIKSLVAQLKDMAERVSEGSTARIRSGSTAMQTASIPSPIINESRLSSLNSPELESNGLSVDPLSCNGTKTQTDPAEWVVQDEPGVYITVSSLPGGGRELKRARFSRKRFSEKQAEKWWTENKAKVYQRHNIRSKGKSRAGPPSVSPEEKHGNKVG, from the exons GATGAGTCTCTATTGATATGGTACTCTGGCAAAGAGGAGAGGCAGCTTAAACTGAACCATGTATCAAGGATTATACCTGGGCAGCGTACT GCAATATTTCAGCGGTATCCACAGCCTGATAAGGAATACCAATCATTTTCTCTAATATATAGTGATAGATCCTTGGATTTG ATATGTAAAGATAAGGATGAAGCTGAAGTCTGGTTTGTTGGTCTAAAGGCATTGATTACACGTGGTTGCTACCACAAATGGAACACTGAACCAAGCAATAGAATTTTAGTTGATAGTCCAAACTTTGATACTCAAGGATACTCCCCATTGGGACCATGTGAAATTAACGATATCTTCCATAAG GATCCTGGGGACACCCAACGAATTCTGGTTCCAAGTGAAAGCTTTTCACAAATTGGTTTAGGAAAGGCATTCTCTGATGTGATGACATATACTGCTTCTGTCGAGGGTCCCAGCCTTGCAGAGTCAGTTGCCAATAATTCTTTGAGCTCATTTTCATCCTGTGCTGATAATTCTAATGGTCGGAGTTCTACTGTAGATAATGTGAGAGTTAGTTCATCTAGTGCAGTTAGCTCATCAAGCCAGGGATCTGGACGTGAAGACTTTGATTCTTTAGGTGATGTTTTCCTCTGGGGAGAAGGGCTTGGGGATGGGGTCCTTGGTGGTGGTACTCAAAGGGTTGGAAGTTCGTCTGCCACCAAGATGGATGCACTTTTTCCCAAGGCACTAGAGTCATCGGTGGTACTTGGTGTCCACAATATTGCTTGTGGTGGTAGGCATGCTGTTTTAGTCACTAAACAAGGGGAAATCTTTAGTTGGGGAGAGGAATCAGGAGGCAGGCTCGGGCATGGGGTAGAAGCTGATGTTTCCCAGCCAAGGCTCATTAATACACTAAGTGGCCTGAACATTGAACTAGTTGCATGTGGAGATTATCACACTTGTGCTGTTACATTGTCTGGAGATCTTTATATGTGGGGTGATGGTACTTACGGTTCTGGTCTTCTTGGGGATGAGAGCGAGGCAAGTCACTGGATCCCTAAAAAATTAAGTGGTCAAATGGAAGGTATACATGTTTCATTTGTCTCTTGTGGACCTTGGCACACTGCAGCTGTAACATCTTCAGGTCAACTTTTTACATTTGGGGATGGGACTTTTGGAGCCTTGGGCCATGGAGATCGGAGTAGTACTTGCATGCCAAGAGAAGTTGAGACTCTAAAAGGACTACGGACAATGAGAGTAGCTTGTGGTGTTTGGCACACTGCTGCCATTGTGGAAGTTGTGGATGAGTCATCTGGTTCTGGTAACTCTTCATCTGGAAAGCTCTTTACCTGGGGAGATGGAGATAAAGGCCGACTTGGGCATGGTGGTGATGAAACTAGGCTAGTTCCAGGATGTGTTGCTCCTTTGGTTGATGAAAGCTTTTTTCAAGTAGCCTGTGGACATGACATTACAGTTGGTCTCACAGCCTCAGGACAAGTTTATACAATGGGAAGTACTGTTTATGGACAGTTGGGGAATCCTGATGCTGATGGAAAGCTTCCCACTTGCATTGAGGGAAAGATCAGCAACTGTTTTGTAGAGGAGGTAGCTTGTGGTTCTCATCATGTTGCTGTTTTGACTTCCAAACTGGAGGTTTACACTTGGGGAAAGGGGGCAAATGGCCGACTAGGCCATGGAGATAATGATGACAGAAATACACCTACGCTCATTGAAGCTCTGAAAGACAAACAAGTGAAGAGTGTAGTATGTGGTTCAAGTTTCACTGCCGTCATCTGTCTTCATAAATGGGTGTCTAATGATGATAACTCAATATGTTCTGGTTGCCATAATCAATTTGGCTTCAGAAGGAAACGTCATAATTGTTATAACTGTGGGCTTGTCTTTTGCAAAGCATGCAGCACTAGGAAGTCTTTAAAAGCTTCATTGGCTCCAAATATGAACAAGCCCTACCGTGTATGTGATGATTGTTTTTTTAAACTCAAGAAAGTTGTGGAAACTGGATCTATGTCTCGGTTGTCTAAAATTCAAAGTGGAAATATACTGCATAGTTCCAGTGAGGTGGTAGAAAAAGAGACTTTTGATTATAGATTACATGGTCAACTAACCAGGCTCTCCTCAGTTGACTCTTGCAAACAGGCTGAAGCCAGACAATCCAAGCGCAACAGGAAATCAGAACCAAGCAATAGCCGTTTCTCATCCCTCATGAATGGAAGTTCTCAATGGGGGAGCTCTTTTGTGTCAAAATCGTCAACCTCCTTGTTTGGATCACCAAAGAAAATGTTTTTTGCTTCTGTTCCTGGTTCAAGAGTGGCTTCCCGGGCAACATCTCCCATATTAGGGAAGCCAAGTCCACCTCGTTCTGCAACACCTACGCCAACTCTTACTGATATGAAATCACCTGAAGTCACTGTTGATGATCCAAAGCATACAAATGACAGCATCGGCCAAGACATTATTAAGTTGAGAGCACAG GTAGAGGAACTTACCGGCAAATCGCAACTTTTGGAAGCTGAGTTAGAGAGAACATCGAGGAAATTAATGGATGCCAGTGCAATAGCAGGAGATGAAAATGCTAAATGCAAGGCCGCAAAGGAAGTAATCAAATCTCTAGTAGCACAG TTGAAGGACATGGCTGAAAGGGTATCTGAGGGATCTACTGCCAGAATTAGATCAGGTTCCACCGCCATGCAGACTGCCAGTATTCCAAGTCCTATTATTAATGAGAGCCGTTTAAGCAGCCTCAATTCTCCGGAACTTGAGTCTAATGGTCTTTCAGTAGATCCACTCTCATGCAATGGAACCAAGACCCAAACTGATCCAGCAGAATGGGTGGTACAAGATGAACCAGGCGTGTACATAACTGTTTCCTCCTTGCCAGGAGGTGGTAGAGAACTCAAGCGGGCACGCTTCAG TCGAAAACGTTTCAGTGAGAAACAAGCAGAGAAGTGGTGGACTGAAAACAAGGCAAAGGTATACCAGCGACATAACATCCGGAGTAAGGGGAAATCAAGAGCAGGCCCACCATCAGTGTCTCCAGAAGAAAAACATGGCAACAAGGTTGGCTGA
- the LOC122656190 gene encoding PH, RCC1 and FYVE domains-containing protein 1-like isoform X3, which produces MTYTASVEGPSLAESVANNSLSSFSSCADNSNGRSSTVDNVRVSSSSAVSSSSQGSGREDFDSLGDVFLWGEGLGDGVLGGGTQRVGSSSATKMDALFPKALESSVVLGVHNIACGGRHAVLVTKQGEIFSWGEESGGRLGHGVEADVSQPRLINTLSGLNIELVACGDYHTCAVTLSGDLYMWGDGTYGSGLLGDESEASHWIPKKLSGQMEGIHVSFVSCGPWHTAAVTSSGQLFTFGDGTFGALGHGDRSSTCMPREVETLKGLRTMRVACGVWHTAAIVEVVDESSGSGNSSSGKLFTWGDGDKGRLGHGGDETRLVPGCVAPLVDESFFQVACGHDITVGLTASGQVYTMGSTVYGQLGNPDADGKLPTCIEGKISNCFVEEVACGSHHVAVLTSKLEVYTWGKGANGRLGHGDNDDRNTPTLIEALKDKQVKSVVCGSSFTAVICLHKWVSNDDNSICSGCHNQFGFRRKRHNCYNCGLVFCKACSTRKSLKASLAPNMNKPYRVCDDCFFKLKKVVETGSMSRLSKIQSGNILHSSSEVVEKETFDYRLHGQLTRLSSVDSCKQAEARQSKRNRKSEPSNSRFSSLMNGSSQWGSSFVSKSSTSLFGSPKKMFFASVPGSRVASRATSPILGKPSPPRSATPTPTLTDMKSPEVTVDDPKHTNDSIGQDIIKLRAQVEELTGKSQLLEAELERTSRKLMDASAIAGDENAKCKAAKEVIKSLVAQLKDMAERVSEGSTARIRSGSTAMQTASIPSPIINESRLSSLNSPELESNGLSVDPLSCNGTKTQTDPAEWVVQDEPGVYITVSSLPGGGRELKRARFSRKRFSEKQAEKWWTENKAKVYQRHNIRSKGKSRAGPPSVSPEEKHGNKVG; this is translated from the exons ATGACATATACTGCTTCTGTCGAGGGTCCCAGCCTTGCAGAGTCAGTTGCCAATAATTCTTTGAGCTCATTTTCATCCTGTGCTGATAATTCTAATGGTCGGAGTTCTACTGTAGATAATGTGAGAGTTAGTTCATCTAGTGCAGTTAGCTCATCAAGCCAGGGATCTGGACGTGAAGACTTTGATTCTTTAGGTGATGTTTTCCTCTGGGGAGAAGGGCTTGGGGATGGGGTCCTTGGTGGTGGTACTCAAAGGGTTGGAAGTTCGTCTGCCACCAAGATGGATGCACTTTTTCCCAAGGCACTAGAGTCATCGGTGGTACTTGGTGTCCACAATATTGCTTGTGGTGGTAGGCATGCTGTTTTAGTCACTAAACAAGGGGAAATCTTTAGTTGGGGAGAGGAATCAGGAGGCAGGCTCGGGCATGGGGTAGAAGCTGATGTTTCCCAGCCAAGGCTCATTAATACACTAAGTGGCCTGAACATTGAACTAGTTGCATGTGGAGATTATCACACTTGTGCTGTTACATTGTCTGGAGATCTTTATATGTGGGGTGATGGTACTTACGGTTCTGGTCTTCTTGGGGATGAGAGCGAGGCAAGTCACTGGATCCCTAAAAAATTAAGTGGTCAAATGGAAGGTATACATGTTTCATTTGTCTCTTGTGGACCTTGGCACACTGCAGCTGTAACATCTTCAGGTCAACTTTTTACATTTGGGGATGGGACTTTTGGAGCCTTGGGCCATGGAGATCGGAGTAGTACTTGCATGCCAAGAGAAGTTGAGACTCTAAAAGGACTACGGACAATGAGAGTAGCTTGTGGTGTTTGGCACACTGCTGCCATTGTGGAAGTTGTGGATGAGTCATCTGGTTCTGGTAACTCTTCATCTGGAAAGCTCTTTACCTGGGGAGATGGAGATAAAGGCCGACTTGGGCATGGTGGTGATGAAACTAGGCTAGTTCCAGGATGTGTTGCTCCTTTGGTTGATGAAAGCTTTTTTCAAGTAGCCTGTGGACATGACATTACAGTTGGTCTCACAGCCTCAGGACAAGTTTATACAATGGGAAGTACTGTTTATGGACAGTTGGGGAATCCTGATGCTGATGGAAAGCTTCCCACTTGCATTGAGGGAAAGATCAGCAACTGTTTTGTAGAGGAGGTAGCTTGTGGTTCTCATCATGTTGCTGTTTTGACTTCCAAACTGGAGGTTTACACTTGGGGAAAGGGGGCAAATGGCCGACTAGGCCATGGAGATAATGATGACAGAAATACACCTACGCTCATTGAAGCTCTGAAAGACAAACAAGTGAAGAGTGTAGTATGTGGTTCAAGTTTCACTGCCGTCATCTGTCTTCATAAATGGGTGTCTAATGATGATAACTCAATATGTTCTGGTTGCCATAATCAATTTGGCTTCAGAAGGAAACGTCATAATTGTTATAACTGTGGGCTTGTCTTTTGCAAAGCATGCAGCACTAGGAAGTCTTTAAAAGCTTCATTGGCTCCAAATATGAACAAGCCCTACCGTGTATGTGATGATTGTTTTTTTAAACTCAAGAAAGTTGTGGAAACTGGATCTATGTCTCGGTTGTCTAAAATTCAAAGTGGAAATATACTGCATAGTTCCAGTGAGGTGGTAGAAAAAGAGACTTTTGATTATAGATTACATGGTCAACTAACCAGGCTCTCCTCAGTTGACTCTTGCAAACAGGCTGAAGCCAGACAATCCAAGCGCAACAGGAAATCAGAACCAAGCAATAGCCGTTTCTCATCCCTCATGAATGGAAGTTCTCAATGGGGGAGCTCTTTTGTGTCAAAATCGTCAACCTCCTTGTTTGGATCACCAAAGAAAATGTTTTTTGCTTCTGTTCCTGGTTCAAGAGTGGCTTCCCGGGCAACATCTCCCATATTAGGGAAGCCAAGTCCACCTCGTTCTGCAACACCTACGCCAACTCTTACTGATATGAAATCACCTGAAGTCACTGTTGATGATCCAAAGCATACAAATGACAGCATCGGCCAAGACATTATTAAGTTGAGAGCACAG GTAGAGGAACTTACCGGCAAATCGCAACTTTTGGAAGCTGAGTTAGAGAGAACATCGAGGAAATTAATGGATGCCAGTGCAATAGCAGGAGATGAAAATGCTAAATGCAAGGCCGCAAAGGAAGTAATCAAATCTCTAGTAGCACAG TTGAAGGACATGGCTGAAAGGGTATCTGAGGGATCTACTGCCAGAATTAGATCAGGTTCCACCGCCATGCAGACTGCCAGTATTCCAAGTCCTATTATTAATGAGAGCCGTTTAAGCAGCCTCAATTCTCCGGAACTTGAGTCTAATGGTCTTTCAGTAGATCCACTCTCATGCAATGGAACCAAGACCCAAACTGATCCAGCAGAATGGGTGGTACAAGATGAACCAGGCGTGTACATAACTGTTTCCTCCTTGCCAGGAGGTGGTAGAGAACTCAAGCGGGCACGCTTCAG TCGAAAACGTTTCAGTGAGAAACAAGCAGAGAAGTGGTGGACTGAAAACAAGGCAAAGGTATACCAGCGACATAACATCCGGAGTAAGGGGAAATCAAGAGCAGGCCCACCATCAGTGTCTCCAGAAGAAAAACATGGCAACAAGGTTGGCTGA